In Mercenaria mercenaria strain notata chromosome 13, MADL_Memer_1, whole genome shotgun sequence, the DNA window TTAATTGTGTTgtttataggagagatcgtgtttgtatacaaatccattctattttctgtttttagaacTGTTAGGACAGTGGTCGGGTGGGCAGATgccgaacgtccatgttttttgttaaaactgATGTTATTCTAACgacctaaactttcttaaaacacaaatcatatcaatattttttttatcaattgaaAGTTTAtgaaacaagcaatttattagttacttttaatcattatttggaaataaaatggagtaattatgaacgcttaacttacagtgtttttcaaaaagttttgaacatcactacgccgGTATTTAAATTATATGTGATTTAAAACGGCTattcatttataaaacatatttgaatacgaaaatatgaaaattgtaagtaattaaaaactttttaaattttgaaaatccataaattaattaaaaaatcaaaaaaatccgatcccatacacaaacgatgtttAGAAACATTGTTTTgaccaccaccagataaacagatgttaatacgtgacgtcacggcgatctctcctattataCAATTTCAAAGGGAAATATGTAATAGATATCTATATATTCACCGTTTCCTGTAAACAGCGTCTGCTATAGCGATGACAATTAGATATATTCCCATCAGGAAATCTGCACCTGCCAAGTTCGTGACAAAAATTCCATAGCCTAGTTTTAGTCTTTCCCTGTCGTATACCAATCTGTAGACGATGGAAAAGAAGTTGCCTAATAGCGCCGATATACCAACAAACCAAAGCATCGTTTGCAATGCTGAAAGCCGCATTAAATCTTCACATGACGAAAATTCATCCTTCCACGGGTAACAATCATGTTCAGGAAGATAGGTTGGCCGGATACAACAGAACTTATATGCCGGCGTTTTAAGTTGTTTCAAGTTTCGAACTCCAgcaaatatttttctattcagATGTTTGATTTCATTTCTTTCAAAGTTAATCATTTCAGCTGATAGGTCATCGAAAGCAAAGTCAGCAATATCTGTTATACTGTTGTTAGAAAAATCTATATATTTAAGAATTAACCCAGAAAACGTATAAGCAGAGATTGTTCTTAATTTTGAATCCACAAGTTGCAGTCCTTGTATGTTGACGAGACCTTCAAATGCACCACCTTCTATTGTTACTAGGTCATAGCTACCATGTAAATACAACGAAGTAAGATATATCAGTACTTTGAACACATTCTTACGCAGGACCGTAAGGAGATTGTAACTCACATCCAGAAcctttaaattatatatattagaaAACGATTTGCCTGAAATATTCCTGACGTTGCAGTCAGAAACGTTCAGTCTGACCAAGTGCTTCATATTCAATTGAGAGTCATCTAAAATTAAGCTGAGGTTTTTATTCATACTGATGTCTAAGTGTCGAGTGTTGAGAGGCAATGTTTCAACTCCATCAATGTCCAGATCCTTATTTTGACAATCAATAGCAAAGCCAACACACGTACAGTTATTTGGGCAAGTGAAGTCACAAAGAAGCTCGTCGTCGCCATGAGGACATTGTCTTTGGCCATCACAGATCTGGTTGAGAGATATACACATCTTACTCCAGGAACACTTGTATCCATTCGGACAATAAGGGTTTGAAGCAGCTGTGAGAATATGAAGGCATAAGGCTGTCAGTTAATTAGTATTTATCTGTTACAGGGtactaaaataataaacaaatctatatttagcAAAATACAAATTGAAGACAAATACTGGCATGGTGACATGACAATTCAAATTAAAGGATACTTGTTAATGTATTACTTGCGAATCCTAACTGTTTGTTGCCAGATTCGAATTCTTCATATTAGTCAGAGCGTCAATATTATGTATGTACAATAGTAGCAAAGCTATTTCAGGCAGTCTGTTATGATATGTAGTTTTTAAATGGATTTATTACATTAGATAGAAAGAACATTTCTTTGTCTAATTTGTAGAACTGGAATGTTAATAAACATATTAATTACCCTTGCAAAACTCCGGAAAGAATGAACCTCCGACATGTGACAGCATATTCCATCTTGTAACTGAGATATCTGTTACATTATCaaatttgacatgcatttttgTCTTGGAAATCTGTCTCTCGAGAATTCGAAAAAGATGAAGTCCGGCATTCCGGTAGTGTGCTTTGCTAAAAAATAATGTCTTTGCTACTAGTGCTGTATCACCATCAGTTTCAAAAAATATGAATCCTCTTGGATGATTTGTTGTAAATCTTAAAGTACTTAGAAATCTGTCCGTCATTATGTTATATTGACATGTTTCTAAACGATTTACATTTGAAAAGGCTTGAATTTGTTGGTCAGTTATATTCAGCAATGTTGATTCAATGCCAAAGTCTAGTAGCGGTGTCAATATTTCGTAACTAAGCAGTCGAACTATGTTCTTGTCACTGCTCAATTGTTTTGCAAATCCGTGTACAGTAGCGTAGTTATCAGCCAGGAACTGTTTATGAACTAACATCACAACTTCATTCTCTTCCGCAATGCACCCTATAAACACCTTTGTCATAATTACaccaataacaacaaaaaaaaacacaatgaaaCTTGTCATTTCAAACGATATAACTACATTTCTAATACAAATATTCAGTCAATTTCTATCAGAGctagataaatattttaaatgatctCGGAACGTTATAATGGACATTCAAAGTAATCAACACCAGAAGACAAATcttaattcaagaaaaatatttcggaaataaatttctttctttaaacaGAAACTGttccaaataaacaagaggaaaaTATTATagtaaactttaagaaaacatGAAATCTGTGCAATATATGTAAGACACTTTTTACTCTCCTTTTGCTATGGTTTCAAAAACATTTGAACACTTTTGGGCGCAAAAGAgagatatattttatgttttatatccTCCTATCCCGTTTATGTAAATTATGGAAATGATTTCGAAGGAAGCCTGTGGAAAGCTCAAaatcaagataaagaaaaatgcATTCACATGGAAACGTATCTTTCAAACCTCATACTAGAAAGCTACAATATACACATGACCGATACAGTACTAACAAAGTTATCGTCTAATAAGATATATGGATGTACAAAAATATGTGAAGAAGAAAACCCCTGAAGTCTGGAGATGTTCATATTTTCCtacttattaatatatatataagaaattatttacagGGTCATGCACTTAAAACCAGGGTGATCTGTATCCAATGTGGCCGAGACAATCACATATAATCTGCAGGGGCTGAAACATTAAATTTACTTGATCatgtataaaacattttagaCTACCTTAATATTAGAAAGCTCATAATTGGTACAGAAAAGAATAACTTTAGAGTATTCGCGcgataaacttgtaaatattttgcCGAATCAAGAGTTCTAAGATTCCTCAGCTGTAGACAAAACTACCTTAGCCTACAAAAATATAAGCATTAGGGGATCACATACTCTCAAGCAATGTATAGCACTGAAGAGAAATATGTGAAAAAACTTTATTGTAACTTATACCATTTTTGAAATTCAATTGCACTATATTTTGATTGGGCGCATAATCAGACACTTAGAAATAAAAGTATCAGAATGTAAACATGGTCAACATTGgtgtattaaggtagttctgcacatatggatcgaaattttttccacaatgtagaatttgattaaactttgattttttaaaacttcagaatatacttagaaaattcagcaattaAAAAGGatgggtcgtgtgcttgattttttgctagactgatttgaaaatttggacttcacgcaatttttcataatggaagtctatgggaaaatcacaaattttataacattttcgctcatagaaatttttctacaatgtagattttaataaaatttctcaCGGTCtttaatgtggtgaaataaaatttattggtccgtgtgcttatttttgagaaatttgaccatgattaaagtgaaccacaCATTTCAAGGTAATTCtaatacattattttgaattatttaacgtgttatatgttctaatataatattttaatttaagaaagatagctacagtgccattgtaaaaaaaatactcacgggttgccattaattcatgaaatgatttccatttccgtacgccgaatccaggctttattctacgttttccggataaatgacgttacgccatcacttccggcttatcaaacatgcagaactaccttaattgcaAATAATTCTAGACCCAGATCTATTGCTTTAGGCCTATATATAATCGCACTTGAACTCGAGtttacactgaaatgaaatcTGTCCAAATGTTTAAGAATATACGTGTTTAAACCTTAACATGGTTAAATATGGCATTTTGTTTGAGCTTTTCCATACATTTTACCCAAAATCACCTAAGCTATTCAGGCTATAAACATGTCATTTAATTACAAGTAGGATCAGTGGAGAAAAAAAGGAACTAGACTGATAGGCTTGTTAGATATGTTTTCCTGCTATGTATCAAGGGCGATGTAAGCTACAACAAAATACTTAGGCCTCACCGCAGTCCTCCTCGTCCTGTCCTCCAGGACACTGTATTTCCCCATCGCATACGAAACGTAGTGGTACACAATAACTGCCGGGACATTTTACAGTGTTGTTAGGACATTCAAGTGTATCtgtatatataacataaataaacaataaCTTCCTTGGTTATTTAACTGTATTTTGGATATTCAAACATCGATTTTAAGGCAAACGCAATCCCAACTTCTTGGAACTTTACATCAAAATTTGGATTATCagacaaaataaattgaaaacttcACACTTTACTTGGCTTTCAGGCATTCAGACATCTACCAAATGCAACATCGTAGTTGTATACGATAGTGTCTGGGGGTTACAATGCAATATCTATTACAATGTCCCATCAAACACGGAAACAAGATGTTGGACATTATCTATTCTACATTTGTTTCGTACATTTGTAGAAACAAGACCtacaaaggcaaaaaaaaaaaaaaaaaaacaggaaaaatatcaaacgttTTAAGAACCCTTAAACCTACTCCTGTGTTTTTATTgatgtttacatatttaatatatacaCGAACGCACATaggcaaagaaaaataaattaatatcagGAACGAAAGGACAATATGGTGAACAACATTGAAGCAGCAAAAACACTTTTGAAGGAGCTAGTCGGTTAATTGTGCAAACATTTTTCACTCTTTGTCAGCATATTGTACTTCGTTCCAAAGTTACAAgatagtttaaataaaaatacatttgtagtCCCTTACAGATGAATCCATTGAACGAACAGTGGTAAGAAAGCTTAGTGTAGACaaatatttattgacatttaaaattaaaatctttacACCAGATGAAATAATTAATGTGCTTGTTGCTTCCTTATTTTGACTCgttaatatatatgtatgaatcTGATAACAAttctaacaaaacaaaactaatcGGAACATTATATTAACAGTCTTGTTCAAAGAATGCCTCCGCCCCGCCCCCTCTACTTcccgtgaaaaaaaaatgtacatcaaTCTAAATATGACTGTGTTAAAACTAAAATCAACAACGAcgaagacaaaacaaataaataaaaacataactgGTCTCAAGAATTATACGTGAAATGTGAATTCAAAGCATGCGGACAAAAGATAGACGTTCAcactcatacaattctgaaacctAAATTTGTCTTACATTTATGCACTTCGTATTTTTATCGAAAGCGTATCCTTTCCGGAATTAGAATAAGGTTTTGTTActtcatttgtaaacaaaattcatACAAACCGCAATTCTTCAAATGGCTGCCGGATCGGCATCCAATCATCATTCCCGTGGAGTCAACATCATAAACACATCTCAAGTGATTAGGTATAACCTTGACATCTTTCTCGCATGCAAGTACATTCTCAGCTTGAAAttctaaaaaatgtttatttttaacaaaaacttagatattcatttctttacaacACATTCTTTCTATCCCTTCGAATGTTTCCCATTTAACAAAATCAGATCAGTTTATTGCATGGACCAaagaggacattgccaatactcttggtgaaactttttcaaaaaactcttcatcaggtaattattatcaacgttttcaaaacattaaatcaactaaagaaagtaaatctttaaattttgattcaaataatgatgaagatcaTAATAAACTGTTTTCGCTCGCAGAATTGCTAGGCAagtgtcatgatactgcagctggtccagacaaaattcattatcaacttttaaaacatttaccacaggAATCATTATACCTCCtcattgaaatttacaatattacatggaaaaccgGTATTTTTCCTGATtgctggagagaagctatagtaaTTCCCATACCAAAACCTgggaaagatagcacgaaccccagTAATTATTGACCGATTGCCCTAACTAGTTGTTTTTGTAAAACTCTAGAatgtatgatcaattctagacttgtttggtatcttgaatctcaaggcctagtAACGAACTTTCAAAGCGggtttcgcaagcagcgcagcacaactgatcatcttgttcgactgtaAAATTtcattcgtgatgcatttgtaaaacaaagagCATCtggtgtctgtctttttcgatttaaaAAAGAGCTTCTGACACTtaatggaaatatggtattatgaatgaacTTCaagacttaggtttaaaaggtcgtcttccaacctTTATATCACAATTTATATCTGATCGCATTTTCAaggtacgtgttggttctaccctttctgactcttttgagcaggaacagggagttccacaaggttctaatttatctgttacactttttagcatctaaattaataataatgtgaaatgtttgttaccagggacagattgttcattTTATATCGATGGCTTTTTGGTATgatatcgttcaaaaaatatgcgtacaattgaacgccaattacagcaatGTTAGAatttgttctttctcgctgtcgaataggtcatacccgtttaaCTCATTCTTATcatctgaacaatgaagatcaacctgaatgtgaaccatgtcaaacaccgcttactattaaacatatttgacTCGACTGTGTGGAATTTACTCCACACTGCATTACATACTATGATGTTCAATCGTTAAAAGAATTGTTTTAGCAAATTTCTGTGGAcagaattatacattttttttaaaacagacatACTTTTATCATAAATCTGAAccatattataatttttattcacatcttttgcaatattatcaTGTTTCGAACTGGTATGTTTagcactatataagtatata includes these proteins:
- the LOC123530171 gene encoding G-protein coupled receptor GRL101-like, yielding MTSFIVFFFVVIGVIMTKVFIGCIAEENEVVMLVHKQFLADNYATVHGFAKQLSSDKNIVRLLSYEILTPLLDFGIESTLLNITDQQIQAFSNVNRLETCQYNIMTDRFLSTLRFTTNHPRGFIFFETDGDTALVAKTLFFSKAHYRNAGLHLFRILERQISKTKMHVKFDNVTDISVTRWNMLSHVGGSFFPEFCKAASNPYCPNGYKCSWSKMCISLNQICDGQRQCPHGDDELLCDFTCPNNCTCVGFAIDCQNKDLDIDGVETLPLNTRHLDISMNKNLSLILDDSQLNMKHLVRLNVSDCNVRNISGKSFSNIYNLKVLDVSYNLLTVLRKNVFKVLIYLTSLYLHGSYDLVTIEGGAFEGLVNIQGLQLVDSKLRTISAYTFSGLILKYIDFSNNSITDIADFAFDDLSAEMINFERNEIKHLNRKIFAGVRNLKQLKTPAYKFCCIRPTYLPEHDCYPWKDEFSSCEDLMRLSALQTMLWFVGISALLGNFFSIVYRLVYDRERLKLGYGIFVTNLAGADFLMGIYLIVIAIADAVYRKRYIYMDEYWRGSGWCTFAGVLSTVSSEASVFFLCLITLDRLFVIKFPFGQIRFNSIKAHLCSVVAWIIALFIALLPVFYESYFQNQFYSKSGVCIALPLTRDRPPGWVYSVTVFVGLNFVTFILVAFGQVSIFMEVRKSSLRMKKMQSARRKDLTVARNLLLVVTTDFMCWFPIGVMGMMALNGHVISGDVYAWSAVFILPINSALNPILYTVSAILGKTKFNPSTDEQTRTELSKELGDYIKEYQSINRQLSRRGTLRKRYRCIEEIVENDIKVFPFITLKVSYELFRCIEVLHRAFLVFGTIDKDTVCIRTWNGKLTGDVLIKKDHISTTKNEDLRSDILQTGKVINALIKHSMKQKTDI